Genomic window (Saccharomyces cerevisiae S288C chromosome X, complete sequence):
ACCAACCATGTTGGTGCGTAGGATCCATATATTGCGAGATGAAATATAAACCAAACGTACTGGACGAAGTGATCAATGATACATATGGTGCACCAGATTTAACTAAAAGTTATACTGATAAAGAGGGTGGTTCTGATGAAATTATGCTCGAAGATGAAAGTGGGAGAGTGCTTCTAGTGGGAGATTTTATTCGGTCTACACCCTTCATCACGGGTGTTGTTGTAGGTATACTGGGTATGGAAGCTGAAGCCGGGACATTTCAAGTTTTAGACATATGCTACCCCACTCCTTTACCACAAAATCCTTTCCCTGCACCAATTGCTACCTGCCCCACCAGGGGAAAAATTGCTCTTGTTTCTGGGTTAAACCTCAATAATACATCACCTGATAGGCTATTGAGATTGGAGATTTTGAGAGAATTTTTGATGGGGAGAATCAATAACAAAATTGACGACATTTCTCTAATTGGTAGATTACTGATATGCGGCAACTCTGTTGACTTCGACATTAAAAGCGTGAACAAAGACGAATTGATGATTTCTCTAACTGAGTTCAGTAAATTTCTACACAACATTTTGCCATCTATATCTGTTGATATTATGCCCGGAACCAATGATCCAAGTGACAAATCTCTACCGCAACAGCCTTTCCACAAATCATTGTTTGATAAGTCCCTAGAATCATACTTCAACGGTTCtaacaaagaaattttgaatttagtGACCAACCCATATGAGTTTAGCTATAATGGCGTAGACGTTCTAGCCGTTTCAggcaaaaatatcaatgatATTTGTAAATACGTAATACCATCAAATGATAACGGAGAAAGTGAAAACAAGGTCGAGGAGGGCGAGAGTAATGATTTCAAAGACGATATAGAGCATCGCCTGGACCTTATGGAATGTACAATGAAATGGCAAAACATCGCGCCCACCGCA
Coding sequences:
- the POL31 gene encoding DNA-directed DNA polymerase delta subunit POL31 (Subunit of DNA polymerase delta (polymerase III); essential for cell viability; involved in DNA replication and DNA repair; forms a complex with Rev3p, Rev7p and Pol32p; relocalizes to the cytosol in response to hypoxia), translating into MDALLTKFNEDRSLQDENLSQPRTRVRIVDDNLYNKSNPFQLCYKKRDYGSQYYHIYQYRLKTFRERVLKECDKRWDAGFTLNGQLVLKKDKVLDIQGNQPCWCVGSIYCEMKYKPNVLDEVINDTYGAPDLTKSYTDKEGGSDEIMLEDESGRVLLVGDFIRSTPFITGVVVGILGMEAEAGTFQVLDICYPTPLPQNPFPAPIATCPTRGKIALVSGLNLNNTSPDRLLRLEILREFLMGRINNKIDDISLIGRLLICGNSVDFDIKSVNKDELMISLTEFSKFLHNILPSISVDIMPGTNDPSDKSLPQQPFHKSLFDKSLESYFNGSNKEILNLVTNPYEFSYNGVDVLAVSGKNINDICKYVIPSNDNGESENKVEEGESNDFKDDIEHRLDLMECTMKWQNIAPTAPDTLWCYPYTDKDPFVLDKWPHVYIVANQPYFGTRVVEIGGKNIKIISVPEFSSTGMIILLDLETLEAETVKIDI